In Phreatobacter stygius, a genomic segment contains:
- the dnaJ gene encoding molecular chaperone DnaJ, with the protein MSKRDYYDILGCGRDADDAALKSAFRKKAMQYHPDRNPNNSEAEHQFKELNEAYQVLSDGQKRAAYDRFGHQAFENGGGGPQGFGGDFSSSMSDIFEELFGMAGGRRRGAGGGGGRERGADLRYNMDITLEEAFHGKSAQLRIPTTATCEVCSGSGAKAGSKPKTCGTCGGHGRVRASQGFFSIERTCPTCQGRGQVIEDPCANCGGAGRVTKERVLSVNIPAGVEDGTRIRLANEGEAGFRGGPSGDLYIFLSIQPHSFFQRDGQDLYCRAPVSLVTATLGGAFEVPTVDGGRAQVKVPEGTQSGKRFRLSGKGMPVLRSKVTGDLYVQVDVETPRNLTKRQKELLAEFDKESSKDTQPETAGFFAKAKAFWDGLASKEG; encoded by the coding sequence ATGTCCAAGCGCGACTATTACGACATTCTGGGATGCGGCCGCGATGCCGATGATGCCGCGCTGAAATCGGCCTTCCGCAAGAAGGCGATGCAGTATCATCCCGACCGCAACCCGAACAATTCCGAAGCCGAGCACCAGTTCAAGGAACTGAACGAAGCCTATCAGGTCTTGTCCGACGGCCAGAAGCGCGCGGCCTATGACCGGTTCGGCCACCAGGCTTTCGAGAATGGCGGCGGCGGGCCCCAGGGCTTCGGCGGCGACTTCTCGTCGTCCATGTCCGACATCTTCGAAGAATTGTTCGGCATGGCCGGCGGCCGCCGCAGGGGTGCCGGCGGCGGGGGTGGCCGCGAGCGCGGCGCCGATCTTCGCTACAACATGGACATCACGCTGGAGGAAGCCTTTCACGGCAAGTCCGCCCAGCTGCGCATTCCGACGACCGCGACCTGCGAGGTCTGTTCGGGCTCGGGCGCCAAGGCCGGCTCCAAGCCGAAGACCTGCGGCACCTGCGGCGGCCACGGCCGGGTGCGCGCCAGCCAGGGTTTCTTCTCGATCGAACGGACCTGCCCGACCTGCCAGGGCCGCGGCCAGGTGATCGAAGACCCTTGCGCCAATTGCGGCGGCGCCGGCCGGGTGACCAAGGAGCGGGTCCTGTCGGTCAACATCCCCGCGGGCGTCGAGGACGGCACGCGCATCCGGCTTGCCAATGAAGGCGAGGCCGGTTTCCGCGGCGGCCCGTCGGGCGATCTCTATATTTTCCTGTCGATCCAGCCGCACTCCTTCTTCCAGCGCGACGGCCAGGATCTCTATTGCCGGGCGCCGGTCTCGCTGGTCACCGCCACGCTCGGCGGCGCCTTCGAGGTGCCGACCGTCGACGGCGGCCGGGCGCAGGTCAAGGTTCCCGAAGGCACCCAATCGGGCAAGCGCTTCCGCCTGTCCGGCAAAGGCATGCCGGTGCTGCGCTCCAAGGTCACCGGCGACCTCTATGTCCAGGTCGACGTCGAGACCCCGCGCAACCTGACCAAGCGCCAGAAGGAACTGCTCGCCGAGTTCGACAAGGAGAGCTCGAAGGACACCCAGCCGGAAACCGCGGGCTTCTTCGCCAAGGCCAAGGCGTTCTGGGACGGGCTGGCCAGCAAGGAAGGCTAA
- a CDS encoding TetR/AcrR family transcriptional regulator codes for MARPRSIPDQIVLDQALVLMRRAGPEGVSFAALTAEIGLSPATLVQRFGSKAGLLEATLAHAWSALEVRTAAEGATVTRNPAGAVAWLVALSGGYGDGDDYADGLLVLREDLIDPALRQRGVAWFETIATILGDCLGDAAGPRPDLGRLMVAQWQGAVLLAGFDRRRPVAETVEADLKAWCRAIGRQA; via the coding sequence ATGGCCCGTCCGCGTTCCATCCCCGACCAGATCGTGCTCGACCAGGCCCTCGTGCTGATGCGCCGGGCCGGGCCGGAGGGCGTCAGCTTCGCGGCGCTGACCGCCGAGATCGGACTTTCTCCGGCAACCCTGGTGCAGCGTTTCGGCAGCAAGGCCGGCCTGCTCGAAGCGACCCTTGCCCATGCCTGGAGCGCGCTCGAGGTGCGCACCGCGGCCGAAGGCGCCACGGTGACGCGCAACCCCGCAGGCGCGGTCGCCTGGCTGGTGGCGCTGTCGGGCGGTTATGGCGATGGCGACGACTATGCCGACGGGCTGCTGGTGTTGCGCGAGGACCTGATCGATCCGGCGCTCCGCCAGCGCGGCGTCGCCTGGTTCGAGACCATCGCGACGATCCTCGGCGACTGCCTCGGCGATGCAGCGGGTCCGCGGCCCGATCTCGGACGGCTGATGGTGGCGCAATGGCAAGGCGCCGTGCTACTCGCCGGCTTCGACCGCCGCAGGCCGGTCGCCGAAACCGTCGAAGCGGACCTCAAGGCCTGGTGCCGGGCGATCGGGCGTCAGGCCTGA
- a CDS encoding dihydrofolate reductase family protein: protein MARILGYVGMSVDGYIASPDGTLDWLRKYDTIDFGPFAFETFLEGIRTIVMGRATYDVVADHPGPWAYAGKRVFVVTSRPIDRPIGDVELWTGGIDALVGHLRALDDGDVWMVGGGLLQQAFIACGALDQLELYVVPEIVGAGIPLFPANGFSRSIKLVSTDVLPEGCVRLFYEFGATA, encoded by the coding sequence ATGGCCCGCATCCTCGGCTATGTCGGCATGAGCGTCGACGGCTATATCGCGTCACCCGACGGCACGCTCGACTGGCTGCGCAAATACGACACGATCGATTTCGGCCCATTCGCCTTCGAGACGTTCCTCGAGGGCATCCGCACCATCGTCATGGGGCGGGCAACCTATGACGTGGTCGCCGATCATCCCGGGCCATGGGCCTATGCCGGCAAGCGTGTCTTCGTGGTGACGTCGCGGCCCATCGACCGGCCGATCGGCGATGTCGAGCTCTGGACCGGCGGTATCGACGCGCTGGTCGGCCACCTGCGCGCGCTCGATGACGGCGATGTCTGGATGGTCGGCGGCGGGCTTCTGCAGCAGGCCTTCATCGCCTGCGGCGCCCTCGACCAGCTCGAGCTCTATGTCGTGCCCGAGATCGTCGGGGCCGGCATTCCCTTGTTTCCGGCCAACGGCTTTTCGCGCAGCATCAAGCTCGTCTCGACCGACGTGCTGCCGGAGGGGTGTGTCAGACTGTTCTACGAATTCGGGGCAACCGCCTGA
- a CDS encoding DUF3995 domain-containing protein, with product MATVVTCMTLIAGLVLFVTAGLHGYWALGGQAGLQAAIPSLEGRPSFVPGQSLTALVAVLIAGLGVLFLLAGGVIRLGLLPPILPTIAIGLAGLAFISRAIGDFNLVGFFKKPNGSVFARLDTAYYSPLCLFLGMTAIILAARGHW from the coding sequence ATGGCGACAGTCGTCACATGCATGACGCTCATCGCAGGGCTGGTTCTGTTCGTGACGGCGGGGCTTCACGGCTATTGGGCGCTGGGCGGCCAGGCCGGCCTGCAGGCGGCGATCCCGAGCCTCGAAGGGCGGCCGAGCTTCGTGCCGGGCCAATCACTGACAGCGCTGGTCGCCGTGCTGATCGCGGGCCTCGGCGTGCTGTTCCTTTTGGCTGGCGGGGTGATCCGGTTGGGCCTTCTGCCGCCGATCCTGCCAACCATCGCAATTGGCCTCGCCGGCCTTGCATTCATCAGTCGGGCCATTGGCGACTTCAACCTGGTCGGTTTCTTCAAGAAGCCGAACGGTTCGGTCTTTGCCCGCCTTGACACGGCTTATTATTCGCCGCTTTGCCTGTTCCTGGGCATGACCGCCATCATCTTGGCGGCCCGCGGCCATTGGTGA